The Anastrepha ludens isolate Willacy chromosome 2, idAnaLude1.1, whole genome shotgun sequence DNA window AATATTTATTgctcaagtaaattttttaacctAGTCCGAAATGCATATGTGTGCATCTAAATGTTGCGATGATCAACGTGGGACTTTAGACTCCGTGCAGTCTTGCATTGAGGGATGTGCAGTTCCGCTTACTAAAGAACAAAATTACTTGCAACATGAGTTGGGTAAATTTCAAACGCGTTTGCAGAATTGTGTGATGGTAAGccctataatattatatataatataagttttattttttttttaatttttcatatttagaaATGCAGCGAAGATGCTCGACAGAGGTTGTTACCGAGTCCCGGGACTGTGGAACTATCAAAATATCAGCGCCAATTTGAAAATTGCACTGTGTCCTGCGTTGACAGACATATTGGACTCATACCAACTATGATGAAGACCATTAAGGCTGTTTTGGAGAAAGGTCCTAATGCTATGCCTCAGGCGTAAAATATCGTAATACCTTGGGTCGATGTTCATGAATTGTGCGtagaataaaaacataaataatgcGCAATCGATTTCGTTTAAACTATTAAATGAGAATTGTGAAAGATGGAAATTATAACTGAAAATGTTGTACTAAATTGGCATTGATTCAAGTCTAAACAcgaactgtatatgtatatatatatgcatatattatatattgtataaagatTCTATCGtccaaatgagtcgacaatATTTATCAATTCCTACGGTTCCGTGAGGGAGCAAAGGACCACAACAAACTTCCTTCATTCGATTCTATCAGAAGCAATATTTTTCAGCTCTTTCCAACTTTTGTTGGTTTTCTTTATCTCCGTCTCTAAACTATTCCTCCATACCATCGAGTGTCTACCTCTTCATCGGTTTCCTTGTAGATTCCTTTTAATTGCAGTGCGTGTGATGTCACTTGATTCTCTTCTAAGAACGTGTCCAAGTCAGTCTGTTTGTATTGGAGTTTTGTTAGTTAGTGCTACTCCACAGGCTGCAATTTAATGTGGTGTTGGACCAGAAAAtgcaaagtaattttattttgactaaaaataaagatttgttttcaaaaagatTGTGTACGTTTCTTTTCCAAATTGACCCAATCGCTTTTTATATTCCAAAATCATAGTGTTATTCATAAAAAGTCTTTTAAAgggtcagtagtgaataatttctaggcggtaccttttttatgtcatctttgacatctgtcaagtagacagatacttatacaattttacattaTAGAACAACgcctttaaatttttgaaacttgtTATGAAAATGTTCGATCTTTAAgagcaacatatcgcaaaatttgtaatttttttggtggaaataaacgtccaaatgagtcgacaattcaaggttggtgaaaaaatttcaagaaactggttctgataagcggttatcgcgccaattaagaagaagagaagattcAGTGGAAAGATATATATGCATAAGTGAATATATAATGGAAGTGGAGAAGTAATCGAGTTTATGATATGGTATTTGACTTGCTTAAAGATACCTATTCAGTAGAATTTTCATACTAAAATGGAAACCTCGGCTCATTACGTGCAGTTCTAGCtcgcattattttttaatgataaagcACAAGAAGTGAAAGTGACTCCATTATGATGCCAAATCGACTGTCTGccagttttttccaaaaaaaaatgtatttgttgtAATAAGCATTGTTCTGATCTCATGATATTTTTTggtgataaaaaattgttaccTCTGAGTTTGCAGTCTGAAAAGATCCGATTCGATTTTACTGTGAATCTGAATGTCTGAAAAAAAACTGGAGAAGAAACTATATCATTTTCGACCGCGTCAGAATGTGTGTAGATCAGGTCGGTATATGGTGGCCGAGAAGTAGGGTCTTCAATAATTGAGGCGGTGTTACTTTTTATCATATTAGATAGCATCATGTTCTAAGCGAAAACTCCGACAAGATTCACACGTACTCTAAAAATATAGACAAATTTGTTGATCTGAGGACGAAATCTGAGCTGTGATAGCAGTAAATTATACTTTACTGTTCAATAtagttttttatcgaaaaaattaTACTCCAATGGAACAAGTTGTGAGTCAGTTGTGCATTGGGTTATAAAGACGAATTCTATTTGaaaaatgaatcgcaaaatttatCCTCCAAATACTCCAACGTGGCTCCAACGCATTCTTAATTTTATCCCGcccattgtttttaattttcaaaatgtaaaaGTGAACTAAAATAGattattctattatttattttaatttcgctttttttttggtaatttattttgttaaaaaatatacttaaaatagAGCATTTCTCATACATAACCGTTGTATCCTttattacatttgcttgcttgaTTTTCAACGCTTAGAATTTGCGGCGATTATCTGTAAAATTAGTTAGCATAAAATTCTGTTTCTTCTcagctaaataaaataattagcaATCTTGTTTTACTTATTCCACGTACAcgtgcaaacatacataaattgtgttccatagtttaatattttgttagcaAACAACTCGTCTTCATACATTtcagcacacaaaaaaaaaatcactgctTGATGGCTGGTTTTTCgggtttttgtaatatacaatAGTAACGATTCGGTTAGTTTTGATGTTAGAAATTCTTAGTTGAAATATGTATAAgttgttttttaatacaatatatcaaagtttaattgaaaaatttaacattGCGATGCAGTCTATAACGCTTGGTTTGgaggtgtttttttaattattatatctCCGTATAAATAATGGTATTTTTTGATttggtatttttaaaatttggtagaaaatgctagaattaaaaaaaatattaaatttttgctttttagtaCTTATTTCACATGTGAAATATTAGTGAGAATATTGAGGtcatttaataagaaaaagaaggttggtgcaaaatatattttttaaatattaaaatatttttaattagtttatttgtgtttttaatatttaaattttttcgaaaatgcaatttttttacttcatttgcgaattgaaaaaaaataacacacacacgcgcaatACTCCTTCCCCATGGTTCAATTTAAGGTGTGCTCACTTGTAACATTGAAGCTTTGATCCTTAAGAAGGGTAaagaaagtggaaaatattaaatcccTTTTAGTTAAAATGGTaggaaagttgttttttttttcttaaatggcTTAAAAAATGGTATGGTAAAAAAAGAAGTTATCGGCAGAAAAAGacaagtgaaaacaaaaaatttaaaaggattaaattttgtgaactaatttttaaatttaaaacagatCGCGAAGTTGTCAATTTTCGCCATTATGAAGCTATCATATTGTCTAAGCAAATATGAATTCTTTCATAGAAGAAGCGTGGAGTTTCGACCTCCAAGTCACAATTTttccagaaaccatatttatggagtctacacattgcttttattgcttccggTTGTATCTTTAGATtcaaggggagcaaatcaagcatagcatttaaaGCATCCCCgtaggttgtactcatggcactcGTAAGGTATAAAcgtacacttctttgcagcctgtatagttcccggagcgTGGACTTAACCATAGGCCGTCGCTaccagaccacagaggcgtaattgatgattggtctgataagtgctgcgtatatccataggaccaaaGCAGATTTCAGACctcaggttttaccaaaggctctgcgggCACTGTTACAAGCCTAcatgttttttgttatgttggtacactcttcatatgaaagtGTGTGAAGTTTCATGTCAATATGTcaattaagtttttgtttacaagccatttagtatcgacgtgtcacaatattttctacaatggaaaaaataagtCTCCTACagtgatggaatttttatttctccaatgtttaaaagcaaaagagatttatgaacgaatgtcgaaaatgtatatatgtatttgctaaACTACCTgtacttatttaaattaattattattatattcaaaGAGCTTGTTTTAAGGTTTTCCAAGTAGTTGTCGCAGTGCCGAATAGTTGCAAGATGAAAACTTTCCTAGTATTCTAATTTTTTGCAGTACCCAGAAAGCTGGTGCTGTGTTTATTAGGCCTcttctggacacttcatccaccTATATGAAGATAGGCTCATTAGAAACATTTTACGTCAATCCCAGCTTTTCCAGAATGAGTTCTTTTAAAATCTCCTCATCATCAGAAAAGAAGTTTATTAAATTCTCCATGATGTGCCACTTAGTCGAAGCTATTCAGCTTCATCAATTTGCATGTTGCCACGGGTATTGCGAGCAGTGATTAATCACGTATTACTAAGTTAACTCTTTTTGGTAACTTatgcatttttaaaacaacctaCTTCGGTTTAAAACCATCTGGTAATACTTCCGCAACCTATATTTCAATTGCTTCGGGCTCGTATTGTCAAAAAGTCCACCATTCGCGCGCAGTGTCGCAAAAAGTGCTCTATGATATTCTGTTTTAGGCGGAATTTTAGGATGTTTTCCATCTCATACTGGGTTTGGACATATCAATACAAATCCATGAGCAAGTTCTTGCTCATTAACACGTTGTACgttttgaaaacgaaatgttcttcctacaaattttacttttactccATTTTTACTAAATGCTATTCCTAATGTTAGTAACACagtttaaaacaattttaagtaaataattgaGTATAAAAGTTTGGGATTCCAATATTTAAGTATGAATTTCCGTCTTATTTGCACATTCCTCAAGAACATACCCTTTTGGGAGGAATGTATGGAAATAGATTGGCGTTGACTGGCATTTGGAGGATAAATTCTTCGCAATAGTATTGTGGGAATGGATTGTTGGAGAATACCAGCAGAGAACTTCCAGCAATAGTTATGCTGATTCAAGGAACCTTTTCAATGCCGAGAAAGAAAATTCTCAGTTctaaacttttatattttgtaccTTATTTAATCTTTCCTGGTAAAACAGacatataattaaatattaaactcCCGTCACCTAAAAAGGACCTTCTACTATAACTAATTTTGGGCCGACATCTAGGGGCAACATATGACCCTATAGGTGTACTTGACGGCAAAGTTATAGAAAATTAGAACAGATGGTGCTACAGTCTTAAAGTCAATATTTTGTTGTCAAGATGGAGCTTTCAAAAAATGTGCACCCCATTTTTCTGACTGATCTGAGAAACAGTCTTATTGTGACAACTTTTAGAAATAGACGCCTCCGTGCATgggaaaaaagtgaattttgtggGCTCACCATCGAGCTACCTCGCAAATCAAACCTCCAGTTTCTCCTATCCCATTTATCCTTTAGTTAGTTATGTTAGCTATTCCGAAAGTAGTGGGTTTTAGAAGATAAAAACATCCTGGGCGTGAATCATAATACGAATATCATTTATTTCTGACAGCCGTGAATTTCTACGTCACTGGTAAATGTTTGCTAACCTATCTTAGGTTACAAAGttagaacaaaatacatataaaaatgaataatctCATTTTTACCTTCTCATAAGCcagttgaaaatattaaaaaaaatacgtaaaaaaaaaattttagaaaatatttttgctttagtGGCATTATTTTATGAGGAATTTATTTTCAGTTCAATACTAGTATACCTTTGTGTGGAAGTAttgtatatacttgtatataagtGTTCGAGTTCGTTGTAGCAGTGAAGTGGCTGAGAGTCTTAATTTGCGTGCAATTGCAATTTATGaacattaattttatgtttagCTTTAGATACATATGAGTATGCACGTatgcttgtttttaatttcattcttacACGAATGCACTTAACTATGCGCC harbors:
- the LOC128858792 gene encoding protein FAM136A-like is translated as MIEQQRKRVERAISDMINEMYSSYLRKMQSEMHMCASKCCDDQRGTLDSVQSCIEGCAVPLTKEQNYLQHELGKFQTRLQNCVMKCSEDARQRLLPSPGTVELSKYQRQFENCTVSCVDRHIGLIPTMMKTIKAVLEKGPNAMPQA